The following are encoded in a window of Clostridium thermarum genomic DNA:
- a CDS encoding B12-binding domain-containing radical SAM protein produces the protein MKVVLIALNAKYVHTNLAVRYLKHFTQDVDYQCTIKEFSINDSLENILESILKEKPDVIGFSCYIWNIDIVEKLSRLIKRVNENIEILYGGPEVSYDAEEFLQSNEGDYVIEGEGEETFREFLQYKLGQRVLEGIRGLWYKDSKGQINTPLHRNLIDINQLRFPYRDEDNFKNKIIYYEAARGCPFRCKYCLSSTIDGVRFRDIEVVKSELSILMKRGISLVKFVDRTFNANRGYAREIWNFLKEQDTDTCFHFEISADLLTDEDIEILVSAPKGRFQFEIGVQTTNEKVIRNIDRTMNLEKLADNVKKLKAADNIKLHLDLIAGLPEEDFTSFKKSFNEVYSMGPHEIQLGFLKLLKGSLMREEELKWGMVYSPYPPYEILKNKDISYEELLVLKKIEEMVAKYYNSGNFDNVLKYLIPDFETAFDFFHKLSEFFDSEGYFDRNISGVEYYRIFIDFNEKFIGKDSAVLKDIIKYDYLSSNKKNWIPDFLDRKISKEEEKKIKQMLIDKYNITTTKGVYIEGYDIDIDRFVGDNAIFKRKCYLVYANEKTPVKTIYFSGI, from the coding sequence ATGAAAGTAGTATTGATTGCATTGAATGCTAAATATGTACATACAAATTTGGCCGTAAGATACTTAAAACATTTTACACAGGACGTAGATTATCAATGCACTATAAAGGAGTTTTCCATAAATGACAGTCTAGAAAACATCTTAGAAAGTATATTGAAGGAAAAGCCCGACGTTATTGGATTTTCTTGCTATATATGGAACATTGATATAGTAGAAAAGTTATCTAGGCTCATAAAAAGAGTGAATGAAAATATAGAGATCTTGTATGGAGGGCCGGAGGTTTCTTATGATGCAGAGGAATTCCTCCAAAGCAATGAAGGAGACTATGTAATTGAAGGGGAAGGTGAGGAGACCTTTCGTGAGTTCCTCCAATATAAGCTTGGCCAGAGAGTTTTGGAAGGTATTAGGGGACTATGGTATAAAGATTCAAAGGGACAGATTAACACACCACTTCACAGAAATTTAATTGACATAAATCAATTGAGATTTCCCTATAGAGATGAAGATAACTTTAAAAATAAAATAATATACTATGAAGCTGCAAGAGGATGCCCCTTTAGGTGTAAGTATTGCCTTTCTTCAACCATAGATGGAGTAAGATTTAGGGATATAGAAGTGGTTAAAAGTGAGCTAAGTATTCTGATGAAAAGAGGGATTTCACTGGTGAAATTTGTTGACAGAACCTTTAATGCCAATAGGGGTTACGCAAGAGAAATATGGAATTTTCTAAAGGAACAGGATACAGACACTTGCTTTCATTTTGAAATATCAGCTGATTTACTTACAGATGAGGATATAGAAATATTAGTTTCTGCACCTAAGGGACGGTTTCAATTTGAAATCGGAGTTCAGACCACAAATGAAAAAGTTATTAGAAATATAGACAGGACAATGAATCTTGAGAAATTAGCTGATAATGTAAAAAAACTGAAGGCTGCCGATAATATCAAGCTTCACTTAGACTTAATCGCCGGTTTACCTGAAGAGGATTTTACTTCCTTTAAAAAATCCTTTAATGAGGTATATTCAATGGGGCCTCATGAAATACAGCTAGGCTTTTTAAAGCTTTTGAAAGGATCCTTAATGAGAGAAGAGGAATTAAAGTGGGGAATGGTTTATTCACCATATCCACCCTATGAGATTCTAAAAAACAAAGATATCTCTTATGAGGAATTGCTGGTGTTAAAAAAAATAGAAGAGATGGTGGCTAAATACTATAACAGCGGAAATTTTGATAACGTATTAAAGTACTTAATTCCTGATTTTGAGACTGCTTTTGACTTCTTTCATAAGCTATCGGAATTTTTTGATTCAGAGGGATACTTTGATAGGAATATTTCCGGCGTAGAATACTATAGAATTTTCATTGATTTTAATGAAAAATTTATTGGAAAAGATAGTGCTGTATTAAAGGATATTATAAAATATGATTACTTAAGTTCAAATAAAAAGAATTGGATTCCTGATTTTTTAGATAGAAAGATTTCAAAAGAAGAGGAAAAGAAAATCAAGCAGATGCTCATAGACAAGTACAATATAACTACAACCAAAGGAGTATACATAGAGGGATATGACATAGATATTGATAGGTTTGTTGGTGATAATGCTATATTTAAAAGGAAATGTTATTTAGTGTACGCCAATGAAAAAACACCAGTGAAAACCATTTATTTTTCAGGAATCTGA
- a CDS encoding zinc dependent phospholipase C family protein, whose amino-acid sequence MKNKIETTYGRTLQGLMFAVNPVKKVMLKTHCTVHKYINMRAIDILKNENQVEQYKFYREHIKPLNLGVTWADQDLKSSNHFFHAEKSRGLYGFSDALTEFVKYYKKAVTLLKNGELEKAVFYFGAACHLVQDVTVPHHVSNKLLKSHRRFELWIIARLMSDYSFEAEYGIKRYGALDEYIINNAKMATRAHEKYEVIYELEERFKKLTTEIIHEAQRTTAGLMLDFYDEVIKYKK is encoded by the coding sequence ATGAAGAATAAAATAGAAACAACCTATGGAAGGACTCTGCAAGGATTGATGTTTGCAGTTAATCCTGTAAAAAAGGTGATGCTAAAAACCCACTGTACCGTTCATAAATATATTAATATGAGAGCAATTGATATACTAAAGAATGAAAATCAAGTGGAGCAATATAAATTCTACAGAGAGCATATAAAACCTCTTAATCTTGGGGTAACTTGGGCAGACCAGGACCTGAAAAGTTCAAATCACTTTTTTCATGCTGAAAAATCCAGGGGACTATATGGCTTTTCAGATGCACTGACGGAGTTTGTAAAATACTACAAGAAGGCAGTAACCCTACTGAAAAATGGAGAGCTAGAAAAGGCAGTTTTTTATTTCGGGGCTGCATGCCACTTAGTACAGGATGTCACTGTTCCACATCATGTAAGCAACAAGCTGCTTAAAAGCCATCGCAGATTTGAGCTTTGGATAATTGCCAGGCTTATGTCAGACTACTCCTTTGAAGCAGAATATGGCATTAAGAGATATGGCGCTCTTGATGAATATATAATTAATAATGCAAAAATGGCAACTAGAGCACATGAAAAATACGAAGTGATATATGAGCTTGAAGAGAGGTTCAAAAAATTGACCACGGAGATTATACATGAAGCTCAGAGAACCACCGCAGGGCTCATGCTGGATTTTTATGATGAAGTTATAAAATATAAAAAATAG
- a CDS encoding aminopeptidase — translation MKDARMLQLAKNLVNYSCEVKKGEKVLIEAYDLDEAFVAELVKQVYLTGGIPFVTIKQNAVNRSIYMGCTEEQLKLMAKYEAQRMSEMDVYIGVRGGNNSSQLSDVPGEKMSLYQKYFWATVHGEIRVPKTRWVVLRYPTASMAQSASMSTEGFEDFYFNVCNLDYSKMSKAMDALVDIINRTDKVHIKGEGTDLTFSIKGMHGIKCDGKVNIPDGEVYTAPVRDSVNGYITYNTPAVYEGFTYENIRLEFKDGKIIKATANDTERINKVFDTDEGARYVGEFAIGVNPYILYPMKDTLFDEKIAGSIHFTPGKSYEDCFNGNVSAIHWDLVYIQRPEYGGGEIYFDDVLIRKDGIFVIDELKQLNPENLK, via the coding sequence ATGAAAGATGCAAGGATGTTGCAATTAGCAAAAAACTTAGTCAACTACTCCTGTGAAGTTAAAAAGGGAGAAAAAGTATTAATTGAGGCCTATGATTTGGATGAAGCCTTTGTTGCAGAACTTGTAAAGCAAGTTTATTTAACCGGGGGTATACCATTTGTTACCATCAAACAAAATGCAGTTAATCGATCAATATATATGGGATGCACTGAAGAACAGTTGAAACTTATGGCTAAATATGAGGCACAAAGAATGTCAGAAATGGATGTTTACATAGGTGTAAGAGGCGGCAATAACTCTTCTCAGCTTTCTGATGTGCCAGGAGAAAAAATGTCCCTATATCAAAAGTATTTCTGGGCAACTGTTCACGGTGAAATTAGAGTTCCCAAAACAAGATGGGTTGTTTTGAGATATCCAACTGCATCCATGGCACAATCAGCCTCTATGAGTACTGAAGGCTTTGAAGATTTCTATTTCAATGTATGTAATTTGGATTACAGCAAAATGTCCAAGGCTATGGACGCCCTTGTAGACATAATTAACAGGACAGATAAGGTTCATATAAAGGGTGAAGGTACAGATTTAACCTTTTCCATTAAAGGCATGCATGGAATAAAATGTGACGGAAAGGTTAATATTCCGGATGGAGAAGTATATACTGCTCCTGTAAGAGATTCCGTTAACGGATATATTACCTACAATACACCTGCTGTATATGAAGGTTTTACTTATGAAAACATCAGACTGGAATTTAAGGACGGAAAAATCATCAAAGCTACTGCCAACGATACCGAAAGAATTAATAAGGTATTTGACACAGATGAAGGTGCAAGATATGTAGGAGAATTTGCCATAGGGGTGAATCCCTATATTCTATACCCAATGAAAGATACTCTCTTTGATGAAAAGATTGCCGGTTCTATTCACTTTACTCCGGGAAAATCCTACGAGGATTGTTTTAACGGAAATGTATCCGCTATTCACTGGGATTTAGTTTATATCCAAAGACCGGAATATGGTGGTGGAGAAATCTACTTCGATGATGTGCTGATTAGAAAAGACGGGATATTTGTAATTGATGAGCTTAAGCAGTTAAACCCAGAAAACCTAAAATAA
- the spoVB gene encoding stage V sporulation protein B, which yields MKRDSFIANTILLTLSNLTTGVLGFIFSIMLSRHLGAEGMGLYGLVMPVYNLFICLISGGIVTAVSKVAAEYHAKNDFNNLRKTIKTTLAFNFIWSALVVLLVFIFSYQISTYFIKDSRTLYALRLTCPAMIFISFSNTLKGYFYGTSKVGVPAFIDIFEKAVRILIIYLSSIYIDVTSVTTTVTAAYAALCIGELISFILLYIYYKIDGRRIGYSSIRPDGRAQLLFNILVISLPLCLNGFLSTALSTISTLIVPRRLLAAGFEYKAALSMIGKFSGMALNIVFFPTIVIGSISTILIPDLSQSMSKKDYYAVERRVSSVLRIAFLLGVSTLIIGLIGSESLGKMFYNRNDLGAYIKFAAICCPLFFTASTTYGILNGLGKQNIILRNSLIVSAMEVILLYILTAISFINVYGYGISLIITSTVALILNLSVIWKSIEININPIRLIIYILMAFLLYYVMSVVAATLPGSMETAKIILVIIIGFSLPFLANFAIMYSEKRG from the coding sequence ATGAAGCGGGATTCTTTTATAGCTAACACTATCTTACTAACTCTTTCAAACCTTACCACCGGTGTTCTAGGTTTTATATTTTCCATTATGCTTTCGAGACATCTGGGGGCAGAGGGCATGGGATTATACGGGCTGGTAATGCCAGTTTACAATTTATTTATTTGTTTGATATCTGGAGGTATAGTCACTGCTGTATCAAAAGTTGCAGCGGAGTACCATGCCAAGAATGATTTTAACAACTTAAGGAAAACCATTAAAACCACCCTTGCCTTTAACTTCATTTGGTCAGCTTTAGTTGTACTTTTGGTTTTTATCTTTTCTTATCAAATCAGTACATATTTTATTAAGGACAGCCGAACCCTTTATGCTCTGAGATTGACCTGTCCGGCCATGATTTTTATATCCTTTTCCAATACCTTAAAGGGTTACTTTTATGGCACTTCAAAGGTAGGGGTTCCTGCCTTCATAGATATATTTGAAAAGGCAGTAAGAATACTTATTATATATTTGTCTTCAATTTATATTGATGTAACTTCAGTTACCACCACAGTAACCGCAGCCTACGCAGCGCTTTGCATAGGTGAGCTGATTTCCTTTATTCTATTGTATATATACTATAAAATTGACGGAAGGAGGATTGGCTACTCATCCATCAGACCGGATGGAAGGGCTCAGCTGCTCTTTAACATACTGGTCATCTCACTTCCACTGTGCTTGAATGGATTTTTGTCTACTGCACTTTCAACTATATCCACCTTGATTGTACCTAGACGTTTATTGGCAGCAGGATTTGAGTATAAAGCTGCCTTATCAATGATAGGAAAGTTTTCAGGAATGGCTTTGAACATAGTCTTCTTCCCTACTATAGTCATAGGTTCTATCTCAACTATTTTAATTCCTGATCTTTCACAAAGTATGAGTAAGAAAGACTATTACGCCGTAGAGAGAAGAGTTTCTTCCGTACTTAGAATAGCTTTCCTTTTGGGGGTGTCCACCTTAATAATTGGCTTAATCGGCAGCGAAAGCTTAGGTAAAATGTTTTATAATCGTAATGATCTTGGAGCTTATATCAAATTTGCAGCTATATGTTGTCCTTTGTTCTTTACTGCATCCACTACTTATGGAATTTTGAACGGCTTAGGTAAGCAGAATATAATTTTGAGGAATTCCCTTATTGTATCAGCTATGGAGGTTATTTTACTTTACATACTTACAGCAATATCTTTCATAAATGTATACGGCTATGGAATCAGCTTAATCATTACCTCAACAGTAGCTCTTATTTTAAATCTCAGCGTCATTTGGAAGAGTATCGAAATTAACATTAACCCCATTAGGCTAATAATTTATATACTTATGGCCTTCCTACTGTACTACGTGATGAGTGTGGTGGCAGCCACCTTGCCAGGCAGTATGGAAACTGCTAAAATCATACTCGTTATAATAATCGGTTTTTCACTTCCCTTCTTGGCTAACTTTGCAATTATGTATTCAGAAAAGAGAGGATGA
- a CDS encoding putative polysaccharide biosynthesis protein, with amino-acid sequence MKEQSITKGFAVLSAAGMVVKVLSLFYAPFLTRILSQENMGFYQFTYQIFLFLYVLTNSGIPVAISKMVSELIAQHNYKDAVKTFKIARTTLLILGFAASILMIILAGPITVAAKQEKARLAIIVLSPTILITSIMSAYRGYFQGRGNMTPTAISQIAEQVINTVFSLIFAALLIRKTVEGGVAGATVGTSLGALVACIYLIYVYGKNKKFKVPKGTQSPEVKRLSNRAIFRKMINYGVPITISVGLQSAGTLIDNSLIKPRLIVAGFMEKEANKRFATLGQMSSLINVPITIISALSAAVLPAISAAAALDDKRKVQDKINQALKLCFMISIPSAVGLAVLSRPIFALLFPDAVNGEYLMKFSCLVVVLMSVVQIQTTILQSIGKLYIVTTSMALGILMKIITSYSLVAITEINTLGAVLGNIVCFTVPLLVNSWYIRRLTKYKLDLIRYSAKPLVTSAFMGIIVYMIYFTLETFMINGDSSAQYVMPIAISMLIGAFAYAYGLILSGGIKRSDLDAMSPRFIKIIPNFMKERMR; translated from the coding sequence ATGAAAGAACAATCTATAACAAAGGGCTTTGCGGTGCTTTCAGCTGCGGGAATGGTTGTGAAAGTATTGTCACTGTTCTACGCGCCATTTTTAACTCGAATATTAAGCCAGGAAAATATGGGCTTCTACCAATTTACATATCAGATATTTCTTTTTTTATATGTATTAACGAATTCAGGAATACCTGTTGCTATTTCAAAAATGGTATCGGAACTAATAGCTCAACACAATTATAAAGATGCAGTAAAAACTTTTAAAATTGCAAGAACTACTCTTTTAATTTTAGGATTTGCTGCCTCCATTCTTATGATTATTTTAGCTGGTCCTATTACTGTAGCTGCTAAACAAGAGAAGGCTAGGTTGGCAATTATTGTCCTATCACCTACAATTCTTATAACTTCAATTATGTCTGCCTACAGGGGATACTTTCAAGGCCGTGGCAATATGACACCCACAGCTATTTCTCAAATTGCTGAACAGGTTATAAATACGGTATTTAGCTTGATTTTTGCCGCATTGCTCATAAGAAAGACTGTGGAAGGAGGAGTAGCCGGTGCTACCGTGGGAACGAGTTTAGGAGCTTTAGTTGCCTGCATCTATTTAATATATGTATACGGAAAAAACAAAAAGTTTAAAGTTCCTAAAGGTACACAATCACCAGAGGTTAAAAGACTTTCCAACCGGGCTATCTTCAGAAAAATGATTAACTATGGTGTGCCTATAACTATTTCTGTGGGACTTCAAAGTGCGGGAACTTTGATTGACAATTCATTGATAAAACCAAGATTAATAGTAGCTGGATTTATGGAAAAAGAGGCAAATAAGAGGTTCGCCACTTTAGGACAGATGAGCTCTTTAATAAATGTTCCTATAACCATAATATCTGCCTTAAGTGCAGCGGTACTGCCTGCCATATCTGCGGCAGCAGCACTTGATGACAAAAGAAAGGTTCAGGATAAGATAAATCAGGCCTTAAAACTGTGTTTTATGATATCAATACCTTCTGCTGTTGGACTTGCTGTTTTGAGCAGACCAATCTTTGCACTACTATTTCCTGATGCAGTTAATGGAGAATACTTAATGAAATTTTCCTGCTTGGTAGTAGTACTTATGTCAGTGGTACAAATACAGACAACTATTCTGCAGAGCATAGGAAAGCTTTATATTGTCACAACCTCCATGGCCCTGGGGATTTTGATGAAAATCATTACAAGCTATAGTCTTGTTGCTATAACAGAGATTAATACCCTGGGAGCTGTACTGGGGAATATTGTGTGCTTTACAGTGCCTTTACTGGTGAACAGCTGGTACATAAGAAGGCTGACCAAATACAAGTTGGATTTGATTAGGTATTCTGCAAAGCCCTTGGTGACTTCAGCCTTTATGGGGATAATAGTATACATGATATATTTTACTTTGGAAACCTTTATGATAAATGGAGATTCCAGTGCTCAATATGTCATGCCCATTGCCATATCAATGCTAATAGGGGCATTCGCCTATGCCTATGGACTGATCTTATCAGGAGGGATAAAGAGATCGGATTTAGATGCAATGTCACCAAGATTTATAAAAATAATACCAAACTTTATGAAAGAGAGGATGAGATAA
- a CDS encoding RluA family pseudouridine synthase → MNIIIGPNEAGQRLDKFLRKYLKDVPLSAIFRSIRTGDVKVNGKKAKEKYSLLEGDELLINISSQQLKKADFIKIDADLKITYEDENMLLVEKRPNLLVHSDSKDGEPTLTDMVLSYLSEKGDYDPHTEITFTPAPCNRLDRNTSGIVIYGKNFEALKLLNEMIRERDIKKYYCALVKGRIKDGVHEAYIIKDEENNVSKIFDSSVKNSKKIAMEVKTVKSNGLFSFIEIDLLTGRSHQLRAHLAYLGNPIIGDTKYGEKKLNSFFFNKFGLDYQFLYAFKVVFTKCPDKLKYMEQKTIAESLPPIFKKIKKDVFKF, encoded by the coding sequence ATGAATATTATAATAGGACCAAATGAAGCGGGTCAGAGATTGGATAAATTTTTAAGAAAGTACTTAAAGGACGTACCTTTAAGTGCTATCTTTAGAAGTATAAGAACCGGTGATGTGAAGGTTAACGGGAAGAAGGCTAAGGAGAAATATTCATTGTTAGAGGGAGATGAACTTCTGATAAACATTTCATCGCAGCAGCTTAAAAAAGCTGATTTTATAAAAATTGATGCTGATTTAAAAATAACTTATGAAGATGAAAACATGCTTTTGGTGGAAAAGAGACCTAATTTATTGGTACATTCTGACAGTAAGGACGGAGAGCCCACCCTTACAGATATGGTACTTTCCTATTTAAGTGAAAAAGGAGATTATGATCCCCATACGGAAATTACCTTTACACCTGCACCTTGTAATAGATTAGACAGAAATACTTCAGGGATTGTGATTTATGGAAAGAATTTTGAAGCCTTGAAGCTGTTGAATGAAATGATAAGAGAAAGAGATATTAAAAAGTATTACTGTGCTCTTGTGAAAGGAAGAATCAAGGACGGAGTTCACGAGGCCTATATCATAAAGGATGAAGAAAACAATGTGTCTAAAATTTTTGACTCATCGGTAAAAAACTCCAAGAAAATAGCTATGGAAGTTAAAACAGTTAAAAGTAATGGCTTATTTTCCTTTATTGAAATTGACTTGCTAACAGGAAGAAGTCATCAGCTAAGAGCTCATTTGGCGTATCTTGGCAATCCTATCATAGGAGATACAAAGTATGGTGAGAAAAAGCTGAACTCATTTTTTTTCAACAAGTTTGGCTTAGACTATCAATTTCTATATGCTTTTAAAGTTGTATTTACAAAATGTCCAGATAAGCTTAAATATATGGAGCAGAAGACTATAGCAGAAAGTTTACCACCGATATTCAAGAAAATTAAAAAGGACGTATTTAAGTTTTAG
- a CDS encoding M20 metallopeptidase family protein, whose product MEKIDFLKSAANIYDELVEWRRHFHRNPELGFEEYKTTAKIKEFLKEEGIPYVETAGTGVCAIIQGGSIDEEKEKVIALRADIDALPLKDKKNCDYSSTVDGKMHACGHDAHMTILMGAAKILNGIKDSLKGTVKLLFEPAEETVGGARFMIEEGVLENPKVDAVIGLHVAEGIECGKIGIKKGVVNAASNPFNIKIIGKGGHGAHPEDTVDPVVIASHVIVALQSIVSREIPPADPAVVTVGSIHAGSAQNIIPEEVNISGIIRTMKSEHREYVIKRVTEIVEGITKTMRGSCEIDIQESYPCLYNNDYMVDMVKECAKEIIGADNVIDMDKPSMGVESFAYFSLERPSAFYFLGSGNAEKGITHPAHGSFFDIDENCLPIGVAIQCRAVYEYLNGETE is encoded by the coding sequence TTGGAAAAAATTGATTTTTTGAAAAGTGCAGCAAATATCTATGATGAGTTAGTAGAGTGGAGAAGACATTTTCATCGTAATCCTGAGTTGGGGTTTGAAGAGTATAAAACCACAGCAAAAATTAAGGAATTCTTGAAGGAAGAAGGAATACCTTATGTGGAGACTGCCGGCACCGGTGTTTGTGCAATTATTCAAGGTGGCAGTATAGATGAAGAAAAAGAAAAGGTTATAGCACTGAGAGCTGATATCGATGCTCTTCCACTAAAGGATAAAAAAAATTGCGATTATTCCTCCACTGTGGATGGAAAGATGCATGCTTGTGGCCATGATGCACATATGACTATACTGATGGGGGCTGCAAAAATATTAAATGGCATTAAGGATTCTTTAAAAGGCACTGTAAAACTGCTCTTCGAGCCGGCTGAGGAAACCGTTGGAGGTGCCAGATTTATGATAGAGGAAGGGGTCTTGGAAAATCCAAAGGTTGATGCAGTCATTGGACTACATGTTGCAGAAGGCATTGAATGTGGTAAAATCGGAATCAAAAAAGGGGTTGTAAATGCAGCTTCTAATCCCTTCAATATAAAAATTATTGGAAAAGGTGGCCATGGTGCACATCCTGAGGATACTGTAGACCCTGTGGTTATAGCAAGTCATGTTATTGTAGCCCTGCAATCTATCGTAAGCAGAGAAATACCACCTGCAGATCCGGCAGTGGTTACTGTGGGTTCCATTCATGCCGGAAGTGCGCAAAATATTATACCGGAAGAGGTAAACATCAGTGGTATAATCAGGACTATGAAATCTGAGCATAGGGAATATGTCATAAAAAGAGTCACGGAGATTGTTGAAGGTATCACAAAGACTATGAGAGGAAGCTGTGAGATAGACATACAAGAAAGCTATCCATGTTTGTATAACAATGATTATATGGTAGACATGGTAAAGGAATGCGCCAAGGAGATCATTGGAGCAGACAATGTAATAGATATGGATAAACCAAGTATGGGCGTTGAGAGCTTTGCTTATTTCTCTCTGGAAAGACCTTCAGCCTTTTACTTTTTAGGCAGCGGAAATGCTGAGAAGGGAATTACTCATCCTGCTCACGGCAGTTTTTTTGATATAGATGAGAACTGTCTACCCATAGGAGTAGCTATACAATGTAGGGCAGTCTACGAATACCTCAATGGAGAAACGGAATAA
- a CDS encoding cell division protein FtsA codes for MGTKVSPNEIIFSLDIGTRSVIGTVGMLKGRKLHVVHEYYIEHQERAMIDGQIHDISLVAAAVNTVKKQLEKKLKFKLERVAIAAAGRFLRTTMAKAELKLDDTKEIDREIIRSLELTAVKNAEDEVNRETQGKLYCVGYSVKSYYLNGFVINNLLSHKGENAGAEIIATFLPRSVVDSLYAVMERVGLEVSSLTLEPIAAIEAAIPQNLRLLNLALIDIGAGTSDIAISSKDSIVAYGMVPLAGDEVTEAIAQYYLVDFNTAERIKREASEKEIMHYTDILGLENQITREELFRVIAPTVKKICDEIGSKIVELNGGKAPSAVFLVGGGAHTPLLVQFLAEKLNIPTQRVAIKGRENIEDCVVPKNDLGSVGVTVLGIALVCIKRMGQDFIDVTLNGNVISLFNYNKHTVMDVIIQGGINPKVLLGRNGKNIRFIVNGAKRLAFGTLAESAVIRVNGAVASVDSPVKEGDIIEIKYAKDGKDAAPKVLEQVAAYDAVSFYFNDKLYNFEPIAMINGERVDFQHVISENDNVEIIYPKTLHDFIKYVLISVSPDSKFYIGEQIISYDYIIKEGDRIIEKDISTTTVINAEKDTAVEDADNTKEAQPQVKNEVAIDEMKFEEKTAPKEVTVKVNSQTVILKGKDKYIFIDIFNYIQFDRTRTKGLLILKLNGKQAGYYDELKDGDVIEITWA; via the coding sequence ATGGGTACAAAAGTTAGTCCTAATGAAATAATTTTCTCCCTGGATATAGGTACAAGATCCGTTATAGGCACTGTTGGTATGCTGAAAGGCAGAAAGCTTCATGTAGTTCATGAATATTACATAGAACATCAGGAAAGAGCTATGATTGATGGTCAAATACATGATATTTCCTTAGTGGCTGCTGCTGTCAACACTGTAAAGAAGCAGTTGGAGAAAAAGTTAAAGTTTAAACTTGAAAGAGTGGCCATAGCTGCTGCGGGAAGATTTCTGAGAACAACTATGGCAAAGGCAGAACTCAAACTTGATGATACTAAGGAAATAGACAGAGAAATAATCAGGAGTTTAGAGCTTACCGCAGTGAAAAATGCTGAGGATGAAGTGAATCGGGAGACACAGGGAAAACTTTATTGCGTAGGATATAGTGTGAAAAGTTATTATCTCAATGGATTTGTTATAAATAATTTGTTGTCACATAAGGGTGAAAATGCCGGTGCAGAGATAATTGCTACCTTTTTGCCAAGGTCAGTTGTGGACAGTCTTTATGCTGTTATGGAAAGAGTGGGCTTGGAGGTTAGTAGCTTGACACTAGAACCTATCGCAGCCATTGAAGCAGCCATACCTCAGAACTTAAGATTGCTAAATCTGGCCCTAATTGATATTGGAGCCGGGACCTCTGATATAGCAATAAGCAGTAAAGACAGCATAGTAGCTTATGGTATGGTTCCCCTTGCCGGTGATGAGGTTACAGAAGCAATTGCACAGTATTATCTGGTTGACTTTAATACTGCAGAAAGAATAAAGAGAGAAGCATCAGAAAAAGAAATTATGCACTATACTGATATACTTGGACTTGAAAATCAGATTACAAGAGAAGAATTATTTAGGGTTATTGCTCCTACAGTGAAAAAGATCTGCGATGAAATAGGAAGCAAGATTGTTGAATTAAATGGTGGAAAAGCTCCCAGTGCTGTTTTCCTGGTAGGTGGCGGGGCACATACACCTCTTTTAGTCCAGTTTTTAGCAGAAAAATTAAACATACCAACCCAGAGAGTGGCCATAAAGGGCAGAGAAAACATTGAAGACTGCGTTGTTCCTAAAAATGATTTAGGAAGCGTTGGCGTTACGGTATTGGGTATTGCCTTAGTTTGCATTAAGAGAATGGGCCAAGATTTTATTGATGTAACACTAAATGGTAACGTAATAAGCTTATTTAACTATAATAAGCACACTGTTATGGATGTAATAATTCAAGGAGGCATTAATCCAAAAGTACTATTAGGAAGGAACGGTAAAAATATTAGATTTATCGTAAATGGAGCTAAGCGCTTGGCCTTTGGTACTCTTGCAGAAAGTGCAGTCATAAGAGTTAATGGGGCTGTAGCTTCCGTGGACTCGCCGGTAAAAGAAGGAGATATAATTGAAATAAAATATGCTAAGGACGGAAAAGATGCTGCGCCAAAGGTCTTAGAGCAGGTTGCTGCTTATGATGCTGTAAGTTTTTATTTTAACGATAAACTCTATAATTTTGAACCCATAGCAATGATTAATGGAGAAAGAGTAGATTTTCAACATGTTATAAGCGAAAATGATAACGTGGAAATAATATATCCTAAAACACTGCATGATTTTATAAAGTATGTGCTTATTAGTGTGTCTCCTGATTCCAAGTTCTATATAGGGGAGCAAATAATATCCTATGATTATATTATTAAAGAAGGGGATAGGATAATAGAAAAAGATATTTCCACTACTACAGTTATAAATGCTGAAAAAGATACTGCAGTGGAGGATGCAGATAATACTAAAGAGGCTCAACCTCAGGTAAAGAATGAAGTAGCCATAGATGAAATGAAGTTTGAAGAAAAGACAGCACCCAAGGAAGTAACAGTAAAGGTTAATTCACAAACAGTAATATTAAAGGGAAAAGATAAGTATATCTTTATTGATATATTTAATTATATACAATTTGATAGAACAAGGACAAAAGGACTGCTGATACTAAAACTCAATGGTAAGCAGGCAGGCTATTACGATGAATTAAAAGATGGTGATGTTATAGAAATTACTTGGGCATAA